GGAGACGACGCAGGCGGCATTGGGAAAGACCTCACCCCATTCGGCGAAGGGGCGGTTGGTGGTGACCAGGGTACTGTGGGCCTGGTAGCGGCGGCTGACCAGCTCGAACAGCAGATCGGCGTGGCGGTTGCCGTAGGAGAGATAACCGACCTCGTCAATGACCAGCAGGTCCGGGGCGGCGTAGTGGCGGAGTCTCCGGCGTAGCCCCGAGTCGCTGTCGAGGGCCGCCAGTTCGCCGAGCATCTGGCCGGCGGTGGTGAACAGGACGGTGGCGCCCTGGAGCAGGGCCTGGTGGGCCAGGTTCTGCGCCCACATGGACTTGCCCACGCCGTTGGGTCCGATCAGGACCACGTTGGCGGCCTCGCGGAGGAAGTCGAGGGCCATCAGGGCTTCCAGGGCGGCGCGGTCGCAACGGCGGGGCCAGGTCCAGTCGAAGTCGCAGACCGGCTTGAACGCGCCGATGTGGGCGGCCTGCAGGCGCCGTTCCAGGCTGCGGCGCTGGCGTTCCTGCTCCTCCCAACCGATCAGCGCTTCGAGCCAAGGCTGTCCGACGATCTCCGCCCAGTGGGCCACCAGGCCGTGGAGGTGGAGGGCCTTGGCGCGTTGCAGCAAGGGGTCATTGGTCATGATCATCCTCCGTCAGCTGGTCGTAGCCGTCGAGATCATGGGGCCGAACCGGGACATCCCGCTGTTGCGCGCTGGGCGACAGGGAAACCGCCAGCGGCGGCGGGAGTTGGCGGGCGTCGCGGCGCTGTTCCAGCGCCAGGCGCACGGCGTTGGGATGGGGGACGCCCCGTTCCAATGCCACCTCGACGGCGGCCTGGACCTCCTCGGCGCCATAGCGCTCCAGCAGCTCCAGCAGTTCCCGGGTGATGGCGCGCGGGCGCTGTCCCCGTTCGGCCGCTTGGGTCAGCAGCAACTGGCTGGCGGGAACGGCCTGGGCCAGGCGATCGGTGTCCCGATGCTGACGGGCCTCGCGCTTTTCGGCCACCAGCCGTTCGAGATGCGCGGGCTCCTCGATATGGGCACCCCGATCGTAACTGCGGGGATGGCTGGCAATGACCGCCAAGCCGTCCAGCACCCGCACCCGCTCGGGATCGGCCA
Above is a genomic segment from Terriglobales bacterium containing:
- a CDS encoding ATP-binding protein, yielding MTNDPLLQRAKALHLHGLVAHWAEIVGQPWLEALIGWEEQERQRRSLERRLQAAHIGAFKPVCDFDWTWPRRCDRAALEALMALDFLREAANVVLIGPNGVGKSMWAQNLAHQALLQGATVLFTTAGQMLGELAALDSDSGLRRRLRHYAAPDLLVIDEVGYLSYGNRHADLLFELVSRRYQAHSTLVTTNRPFAEWGEVFPNAACVVS